One window of the Lemur catta isolate mLemCat1 chromosome 6, mLemCat1.pri, whole genome shotgun sequence genome contains the following:
- the EIF4B gene encoding eukaryotic translation initiation factor 4B isoform X2, producing the protein MAASAKKKNKKGKTISLTDFLAEDGGTGGGSTYVPKPVSWADETDDLEGDVSTTWHSNDDDVYRAPPIDRSILPTAPRAAREPNIDRSRLPKSPPYTAFLGNLPYDVTEESIKEFFRGLNISAVRLPREPSNPERLKGFGYAEFEDLDSLLSALSLNEESLGNRRIRVDVADQAQDKDRDDRSFGRDRNRESDKTDTDWRARPATDTFDDYPPRRGDDSFGDKYRDRYDSDRYRDGYRDGYRDGPRRDMDRYGGRDRYDDRGSRDYDRGYDSRIGSGRRAFGSGYRRDDDYRGGGDRYEDRYDRRDDRSWSSRDDYSRDDYRRDDRGPPQRPKLNLKPRSTPKEDDSSASTSQSSRAASIFGGAKPVDTAAREREVEERLQKEQEKLQRQLDEPKLERRPRERHPSWRSEETQERERSRTGSESSQTGTSATSGRNVRRRESEKSLENETLNKEEDCHSPTSKPPKPDQPLKVMPAPPPKENAWVKRSSNPPARSQSSDTEQQSPTSGGGKPAPAQPSEEGPARRDENKVDGMSVPKGQTGNSSRGPGDGGNKDHWKESDRKDGKKDQDSRSAPEPKKPEENPASKFSSASKYAALSVDGEDENEGEDYTE; encoded by the exons aTGGCGGCCTCAG caaaaaagaagaataagaaggGGAAGACTATCTCCCTGACAGACTTTCTGGCTGAGGATGGGGGGACTGGTGGAGGAAGCACCTATGTCCCCAAACCAGTCAGCTGGGCTGATGAAACAGATGACCTGGAAGGAGatg TTTCAACCACTTGGCacagtaatgatgatgatgtgtATAGGGCACCTCCAATTGACCGTTCCATCCTTCCCACCGCTCCACGGGCTGCTCGGGAACCCAATATCGACCGGAGCCGTCTTCCCAAATCGCCACCCTACACTGCTTTTCTAGGGAACCTGCCCTATGATGTAACAGAAGAATCGATTAAAGAATTCTTTAGAGGATTAAAT aTCAGTGCAGTGCGGTTACCCCGTGAACCCAGCAATCCAGAGAGGTTGAAAGGTTTTGGTTATGCTGAGTTTGAGGACCTGGATTCCCTGCTCAGTGCCCTGAGTCTCAATGAAGAG TCTCTAGGTAACAGGAGAATTCGAGTGGACGTTGCTGATCAAGCTCAGGATAAAG ACAGGGATGATCGTTCTTTTGGCCGGGATAGAAACCGGGAGTCTGACAAAACAGATACAGACTGGAGAGCCCGTCCTGCCACAGACACCTTTGATGACTACCCGCCTAGAAGAGGTGATGATAGCTTTGGAGACA AGTATCGAGATCGTTATGATTCAGATCGGTATCGTGATGGGTATCGGGACGGGTATCGTGATGGCCCACGCCGGGACATGGATCGATATGGGGGCCGGGATCGCTATGATGACCGAGGTAGCAGAGACTACGATAGAG GCTATGATTCCAGGATAGGCAGTGGCAGAAGAGCATTTGGTAGTGGGTACCGCAGAGATGATGACTACAGAGGAGGCGGGGACCGCTATGAAGACCGATACGACAGACGGGATGACAGATCATGGAGCTCCAGAGATGATTACTCTCGGGATGATTATAGACGTGATGATAGAG GTCCCCCCCAAAGACCCAAACTGAATCTAAAGCCTCGGAGTACTCCTAAGGAAGATGATTCCTCTGCTAGCACCTCCCAGTCCAGTCGAGCGGCTTCTATCTTTGGAGGGGCAAAGCCCGTTGACACAGCTGCTAGAGAAAGAGAAGTAGAAGAACGACTACAAAAGGAGCAGGAGAAATTGCAGCGTCAGCTGGATGAGCCAAAACTAGAACGACGGCCTCGGGAGAG ACACCCAAGCTGGCGAAGTGAAGAAACTCAGGAACGGGAACGGTCAAGGACAGGAAGTGAGTCATCGCAGACTGGAACCTCAGCCACATCTGGCAGAA ATGTGCgaaggagagagagtgagaagtCTCTAGAAAATGAAACACTTAATAAGGAGGAAGACTGTCACTCTCCAACTTCTAAGCCTCCCAAACCTGATCAGCCCTTAAAGGTAATGCCAGCCCCTCCACCAAAGGAGAATGCTTGGGTGAAGCGAAGTTCTAACCCTCCTGCTCGATCTCAGAGCTCAGACACAGAGCAGCAATCCCCTACAAG TGGTGGGGGGAAACCAGCTCCAGCTCAGCCGTCTGAGGAAGGACCAGCAAGGAGAG ATGAAAATAAAGTAGATGGGATGAGTGTCCCAAAAGGCCAAACTGGGAACTCCAGCCGTGGTCCAGGAGATGGAGGGAACAAAGACCACTGGAAGGAGTCAGATAG GAAAGACGGCAAAAAGGATCAAGACTCCAGATCTGCACCTGAGCCAAAGAAACCTGAGGAAAATCCAGCCTCC AAGTTCAGTTCTGCAAGCAAGTATGCTGCTCTCTCTGTTGATGGTGAAGATGAAAACGAGGGAGAAGATTACACCGAATAG
- the EIF4B gene encoding eukaryotic translation initiation factor 4B isoform X1: MAASAKKKNKKGKTISLTDFLAEDGGTGGGSTYVPKPVSWADETDDLEGDVSTTWHSNDDDVYRAPPIDRSILPTAPRAAREPNIDRSRLPKSPPYTAFLGNLPYDVTEESIKEFFRGLNISAVRLPREPSNPERLKGFGYAEFEDLDSLLSALSLNEESLGNRRIRVDVADQAQDKDRDDRSFGRDRNRESDKTDTDWRARPATDTFDDYPPRRGDDSFGDKYRDRYDSDRYRDGYRDGYRDGPRRDMDRYGGRDRYDDRGSRDYDRGYDSRIGSGRRAFGSGYRRDDDYRGGGDRYEDRYDRRDDRSWSSRDDYSRDDYRRDDRGPPQRPKLNLKPRSTPKEDDSSASTSQSSRAASIFGGAKPVDTAAREREVEERLQKEQEKLQRQLDEPKLERRPRERHPSWRSEETQERERSRTGSESSQTGTSATSGRSKSDQDVRRRESEKSLENETLNKEEDCHSPTSKPPKPDQPLKVMPAPPPKENAWVKRSSNPPARSQSSDTEQQSPTSGGGKPAPAQPSEEGPARRDENKVDGMSVPKGQTGNSSRGPGDGGNKDHWKESDRKDGKKDQDSRSAPEPKKPEENPASKFSSASKYAALSVDGEDENEGEDYTE; the protein is encoded by the exons aTGGCGGCCTCAG caaaaaagaagaataagaaggGGAAGACTATCTCCCTGACAGACTTTCTGGCTGAGGATGGGGGGACTGGTGGAGGAAGCACCTATGTCCCCAAACCAGTCAGCTGGGCTGATGAAACAGATGACCTGGAAGGAGatg TTTCAACCACTTGGCacagtaatgatgatgatgtgtATAGGGCACCTCCAATTGACCGTTCCATCCTTCCCACCGCTCCACGGGCTGCTCGGGAACCCAATATCGACCGGAGCCGTCTTCCCAAATCGCCACCCTACACTGCTTTTCTAGGGAACCTGCCCTATGATGTAACAGAAGAATCGATTAAAGAATTCTTTAGAGGATTAAAT aTCAGTGCAGTGCGGTTACCCCGTGAACCCAGCAATCCAGAGAGGTTGAAAGGTTTTGGTTATGCTGAGTTTGAGGACCTGGATTCCCTGCTCAGTGCCCTGAGTCTCAATGAAGAG TCTCTAGGTAACAGGAGAATTCGAGTGGACGTTGCTGATCAAGCTCAGGATAAAG ACAGGGATGATCGTTCTTTTGGCCGGGATAGAAACCGGGAGTCTGACAAAACAGATACAGACTGGAGAGCCCGTCCTGCCACAGACACCTTTGATGACTACCCGCCTAGAAGAGGTGATGATAGCTTTGGAGACA AGTATCGAGATCGTTATGATTCAGATCGGTATCGTGATGGGTATCGGGACGGGTATCGTGATGGCCCACGCCGGGACATGGATCGATATGGGGGCCGGGATCGCTATGATGACCGAGGTAGCAGAGACTACGATAGAG GCTATGATTCCAGGATAGGCAGTGGCAGAAGAGCATTTGGTAGTGGGTACCGCAGAGATGATGACTACAGAGGAGGCGGGGACCGCTATGAAGACCGATACGACAGACGGGATGACAGATCATGGAGCTCCAGAGATGATTACTCTCGGGATGATTATAGACGTGATGATAGAG GTCCCCCCCAAAGACCCAAACTGAATCTAAAGCCTCGGAGTACTCCTAAGGAAGATGATTCCTCTGCTAGCACCTCCCAGTCCAGTCGAGCGGCTTCTATCTTTGGAGGGGCAAAGCCCGTTGACACAGCTGCTAGAGAAAGAGAAGTAGAAGAACGACTACAAAAGGAGCAGGAGAAATTGCAGCGTCAGCTGGATGAGCCAAAACTAGAACGACGGCCTCGGGAGAG ACACCCAAGCTGGCGAAGTGAAGAAACTCAGGAACGGGAACGGTCAAGGACAGGAAGTGAGTCATCGCAGACTGGAACCTCAGCCACATCTGGCAGAAGTAAGTCAGACCAGG ATGTGCgaaggagagagagtgagaagtCTCTAGAAAATGAAACACTTAATAAGGAGGAAGACTGTCACTCTCCAACTTCTAAGCCTCCCAAACCTGATCAGCCCTTAAAGGTAATGCCAGCCCCTCCACCAAAGGAGAATGCTTGGGTGAAGCGAAGTTCTAACCCTCCTGCTCGATCTCAGAGCTCAGACACAGAGCAGCAATCCCCTACAAG TGGTGGGGGGAAACCAGCTCCAGCTCAGCCGTCTGAGGAAGGACCAGCAAGGAGAG ATGAAAATAAAGTAGATGGGATGAGTGTCCCAAAAGGCCAAACTGGGAACTCCAGCCGTGGTCCAGGAGATGGAGGGAACAAAGACCACTGGAAGGAGTCAGATAG GAAAGACGGCAAAAAGGATCAAGACTCCAGATCTGCACCTGAGCCAAAGAAACCTGAGGAAAATCCAGCCTCC AAGTTCAGTTCTGCAAGCAAGTATGCTGCTCTCTCTGTTGATGGTGAAGATGAAAACGAGGGAGAAGATTACACCGAATAG